One Deltaproteobacteria bacterium DNA window includes the following coding sequences:
- the fliR gene encoding flagellar biosynthetic protein FliR has product MDLPIVSAAPIILILLVMSRVLALVSMLPLTGTFSVYDPVKVGLGLFMALVVLAFRGVNTDELPHDLLSLTAAMGGEILLGLAMGFTVRVAMEAVNIAGAMAGFQMGFTIANVVDPVTGDQVSVIATFQMLAAALIFFMSGLFDGFVEGVLRSFEIVGPGLAQPGAAAFESFTAWGAAMFVNSLAIGAPWILVLLVTKIGFGLVARTFPQMNVFFVGFPVTVALGLVIISIGMPMFYASVASVLGDTPGQFWTLVKASAPGVQ; this is encoded by the coding sequence ATGGACCTGCCGATCGTCTCCGCCGCGCCGATCATCCTGATCCTGCTCGTCATGAGCCGGGTGCTGGCGCTGGTGTCCATGCTGCCGCTCACCGGCACGTTTTCGGTGTACGACCCGGTCAAGGTCGGGCTCGGACTGTTCATGGCACTCGTCGTCCTGGCGTTTCGCGGCGTGAACACCGATGAACTTCCGCACGACCTTCTGAGTCTCACGGCGGCGATGGGCGGCGAGATCCTGCTCGGCCTCGCCATGGGTTTCACCGTGCGCGTCGCCATGGAGGCGGTCAACATCGCCGGCGCGATGGCCGGATTCCAGATGGGGTTCACCATCGCGAACGTCGTCGATCCGGTCACGGGCGATCAGGTGTCGGTGATCGCCACGTTTCAGATGCTCGCCGCCGCGCTGATCTTCTTCATGAGCGGCCTGTTCGACGGATTCGTCGAGGGCGTGCTGCGCAGCTTCGAGATCGTGGGGCCGGGCCTCGCGCAACCGGGCGCGGCGGCTTTCGAGTCCTTCACGGCGTGGGGCGCGGCCATGTTCGTCAACTCGCTCGCGATCGGCGCGCCGTGGATCCTCGTCCTGCTCGTCACCAAGATCGGGTTCGGCCTCGTGGCGCGAACCTTTCCTCAAATGAACGTCTTTTTCGTCGGGTTCCCCGTCACCGTCGCGCTGGGCCTCGTCATCATCTCGATCGGCATGCCCATGTTCTATGCGTCGGTGGCATCGGTGCTCGGCGACACGCCCGGGCAGTTCTGGACGCTGGTGAAAGCGTCCGCGCCCGGCGTGCAATAG
- the fliQ gene encoding flagellar biosynthesis protein FliQ, which yields MTIEQVIQISQLAINTTLVVSTPVLVAGLVAGLLISVFQAVTQIHEMTLTFIPKIIAVGIATAIFFNMMMNALLDFTVQMLTTFPDYIR from the coding sequence TTGACGATCGAGCAGGTCATTCAGATTTCGCAACTCGCGATCAACACGACGCTGGTGGTGAGCACGCCCGTGCTCGTCGCGGGTCTGGTGGCCGGTCTTCTGATCTCGGTCTTCCAGGCGGTCACGCAGATCCACGAGATGACGCTCACCTTTATCCCCAAGATCATCGCGGTCGGCATCGCGACCGCCATCTTTTTCAACATGATGATGAACGCCCTGCTCGATTTCACGGTTCAGATGCTCACGACCTTTCCCGACTACATCCGGTAG
- the fliP gene encoding flagellar type III secretion system pore protein FliP (The bacterial flagellar biogenesis protein FliP forms a type III secretion system (T3SS)-type pore required for flagellar assembly.), which yields MLMVVTVATLALAASAHAQTAAPAFPQIRVDVLEDGKPSDLSTPVKILLIITVLGIAPSILVMMTCFTRIVIVIGLLRQALGTHQVPSNQIVIGLGMFLTAFIMMPAFQQIYHDAYVPYTKAEIGYEIAADRAMEPLRDFMLRQTREKDLGLFMRVSGLDKPGTVDDIPSYVVIPAFIISELKTSFVIGFMIYLPFLIIDLVIATILMSMGMMMLPPILISLPFKLLIFVLADGWFLVIGSLVQSFFTG from the coding sequence ATGCTGATGGTGGTGACGGTCGCGACGCTCGCGCTCGCGGCGTCCGCGCACGCCCAGACCGCCGCCCCCGCGTTTCCGCAGATTCGCGTCGATGTGCTCGAGGACGGCAAGCCCTCGGACCTGTCCACCCCCGTCAAGATCCTGCTCATCATTACGGTGCTCGGGATCGCTCCGTCGATCCTCGTGATGATGACGTGTTTCACGCGGATCGTGATCGTGATCGGCCTTTTGCGCCAGGCGCTCGGTACGCATCAGGTGCCGTCGAATCAGATCGTCATCGGGCTCGGCATGTTTCTCACGGCGTTCATCATGATGCCGGCGTTCCAGCAGATTTATCACGACGCCTACGTGCCCTACACCAAGGCCGAGATCGGGTACGAGATCGCCGCGGACCGCGCCATGGAGCCGCTGCGCGACTTCATGCTCCGTCAGACGCGCGAAAAGGACCTGGGCCTTTTCATGCGCGTGAGCGGGCTCGACAAGCCCGGAACCGTGGACGACATCCCGAGCTACGTCGTGATCCCGGCGTTCATCATCAGCGAGCTCAAGACGTCCTTCGTCATCGGCTTCATGATCTATCTGCCCTTTCTCATCATCGACCTCGTCATCGCGACGATCCTGATGAGCATGGGCATGATGATGCTCCCGCCGATCCTGATTTCGCTGCCGTTCAAGCTGCTCATCTTCGTCCTGGCCGACGGGTGGTTCCTCGTCATCGGGTCTTTGGTCCAGAGCTTTTTCACCGGGTAG